A single genomic interval of Spinacia oleracea cultivar Varoflay chromosome 6, BTI_SOV_V1, whole genome shotgun sequence harbors:
- the LOC110781788 gene encoding vesicle-associated protein 2-1 isoform X2 gives MVVSTMNVTSKLLISVHPEELKFQFELEKQSFCDLKVTNNTDQNVAFKVKTTSPKRYYVRPNTGVLHPWDSCVIRVTLQAQQEYPPDMQCKDKFLLQSTIVSANSEVDDLPQDTFNKDSGRTIEECKLKVVYVSSNSAQGDADEDSVIKLGKGLNAQGNSSVEDILQRVKEERDLAVRQTQQLQQELEMWKRRRQRKSNSGFSCKFSVFVAMIGIMLGILLKLSLSSSPTTA, from the exons ATGGTGGTTTCAACCATGAATGTCACTAGTAAACTGTTGATCTCTGTTCATCCGGAAGAGCTCAAATTTCAAT TTGAGCTAGAAAAGCAAAGCTTTTGTGACCTGAAAGTTACTAACAACACAGACCAGAATGTTGCTTTCAAG GTCAAGACCACTTCCCCCAAGAGATACTACGTACGGCCCAACACTGGTGTTTTACATCCTTGGGATTCATGTGTCATAAGAG TCACTCTCCAGGCTCAACAAGAATATCCTCCAGATATGCAATGCAAGGATAAATTTCTTCTTCAAAGCACAATAGTGTCTGCAAATAGTGAAGTGGATGATCTTCCACAAGATACT TTTAACAAGGATAGTGGAAGGACAATTGAGGAATGCAAACTTAAGGTTGTCTACGTCTCTTCAAACTCAGCTCAGGGTGATGCAGATGAGGACTCGGTTATCAAGCTTGGAAAAGGTTTAAAT GCTCAGGGCAATTCAAGTGTTGAAGAT ATTTTGCAGCGCGTAAAAGAAGAAAGAGATTTAGCTGTTCGACAAACACAGCAACTCCAACAGGAACTG GAAATGTGGAAGAGACGCAGACAGCGCAAAAGTAACTCCGGCTTCTCGTGCAAATTCTCTGTTTTTGTGGCAATGATAGGAATCATGCTCGGCATCCTGTTAAAACTATCTCTGTCTTCTTCACCTACTACAGCATAG
- the LOC110781788 gene encoding vesicle-associated protein 2-1 isoform X1: MVVSTMNVTSKLLISVHPEELKFQFELEKQSFCDLKVTNNTDQNVAFKVKTTSPKRYYVRPNTGVLHPWDSCVIRVTLQAQQEYPPDMQCKDKFLLQSTIVSANSEVDDLPQDTFNKDSGRTIEECKLKVVYVSSNSAQGDADEDSVIKLGKGLNAQGNSSVEDKQILQRVKEERDLAVRQTQQLQQELEMWKRRRQRKSNSGFSCKFSVFVAMIGIMLGILLKLSLSSSPTTA; encoded by the exons ATGGTGGTTTCAACCATGAATGTCACTAGTAAACTGTTGATCTCTGTTCATCCGGAAGAGCTCAAATTTCAAT TTGAGCTAGAAAAGCAAAGCTTTTGTGACCTGAAAGTTACTAACAACACAGACCAGAATGTTGCTTTCAAG GTCAAGACCACTTCCCCCAAGAGATACTACGTACGGCCCAACACTGGTGTTTTACATCCTTGGGATTCATGTGTCATAAGAG TCACTCTCCAGGCTCAACAAGAATATCCTCCAGATATGCAATGCAAGGATAAATTTCTTCTTCAAAGCACAATAGTGTCTGCAAATAGTGAAGTGGATGATCTTCCACAAGATACT TTTAACAAGGATAGTGGAAGGACAATTGAGGAATGCAAACTTAAGGTTGTCTACGTCTCTTCAAACTCAGCTCAGGGTGATGCAGATGAGGACTCGGTTATCAAGCTTGGAAAAGGTTTAAAT GCTCAGGGCAATTCAAGTGTTGAAGAT AAACAGATTTTGCAGCGCGTAAAAGAAGAAAGAGATTTAGCTGTTCGACAAACACAGCAACTCCAACAGGAACTG GAAATGTGGAAGAGACGCAGACAGCGCAAAAGTAACTCCGGCTTCTCGTGCAAATTCTCTGTTTTTGTGGCAATGATAGGAATCATGCTCGGCATCCTGTTAAAACTATCTCTGTCTTCTTCACCTACTACAGCATAG
- the LOC110781787 gene encoding bax inhibitor 1 — translation MESFFQSSQSRFGSSWNFNAFKNLSEISPAVQSHLKQVYLTLCWALVVAALGSYLHILWNFGGLLTTLACLGCMVWIHFTPPHEEKKRVGLLMAFAAFQGASIGPLIDLAIQIDSSLLVSAFVGCAIAFGCFSAAAMFARRREYLYLGSLLSSGMSILLWLHFASSLFGGKTALFTFELYFGLLLVVGYIVFNTQMIIEKAYSGDLDYVKHAMTLFVDFVGLFVRILIILIKNTMEKENKKKKKRSD, via the exons ATGGAGTCCTTCTTCCAATCGTCGCAATCTCGTTTTGGAAGTTCTTGGAATTTCAACGCATTCAAGAATCTTAGTGAGATTTCTCCTGCCGTTCAGTCGCATCTCAAGCAG GTATACTTGACATTATGCTGGGCCTTGGTTGTAGCTGCACTTGGTTCATATCTGCATATTCTATGGAATTTTGGTGGTCTCTTGACAACTTTGGCTTGTCTGGGCTGCATGGTTTGGATACATTTCACCCCTCCACATGAGGAG AAAAAAAGGGTTGGGCTGTTGATGGCGTTCGCTGCATTTCAAGGAGCATCTATTGGTCCTCTTATTGACTTGGCCATTCAGATTGATTCAAG CCTTTTGGTTTCTGCATTTGTGGGTTGTGCAATAGCATTTGGATGCTTTTCTGCAGCTGCGATGTTTGCAAGGCGTAGGGAGTACCTCTACTTGGGGTCTTTGCTTTCATCTGGCATGTCCATCCTACTCTGGCTGCACTTTGCTTCTTCCCTCTTTGGAGGAAAAACAGCATTGTTCACGTTCGAG CTGTATTTTGGTCTTCTTCTTGTCGTGGGTTATATTGTGTTCAACACGCAAATGATCATTGAGAAGGCTTACTCTGGAGACTTGGACTATGTAAAGCATGCTATGACACTCTTCGTTGACTTTGTTGGTTTATTTGTCAGGATCTTAATCATCTTG ATCAAGAATACGATGGAAAAGGAgaacaagaagaagaagaagagaagtgATTAA
- the LOC110781785 gene encoding uncharacterized protein, translating to MAFRSKETMKKILKKVGEDNITRGVKEALTKNIPNNEVVMGRAKRGLFAGRHIQFGNQVSEDGGNKSRRTWKPNVQEKRLFSYILDRHIRVHVTTHALRCIDKAGGIDEYLLKTPYHKMDTEMGLLWKAKIEKMYEELGNKEISFFSPEDEAKFEQSFKEMKLDEKTARREFRRGLYGPVKPEKISDLEGGGESDGSSHSDHEQLAATA from the exons ATGGCATTCAGGTCAAAGGAAACCATGAAGAAGATACTGAAGAAAGTTGGAGAAGATAACATTACGAGGGGTGTCAAAGAGGCTTTAACAAAGAACATACCAAATAATGAGGTAGTCATGGGTCGTGCTAAGCGAGGGCTTTTTGCCGGTCGCCATATTCAGTTTGGCAACCAAGTTAGCGAAGACGGAGGCAATAA GTCGAGGAGAACTTGGAAGCCGAACGTGCAAGAGAAACGACTCTTCAGTTACATTTTAGACCGCCACATTCGTGTCCATGTGACCACACATGCTCTACGTTGCATTGACAAGGCTGGTGGTATTGATGAGTACCTGTTGAAGACACCATATCATAAAATGGACACGGAAATGGGCCTCCTTTGGAAAGCCAAAATCGAGAAGATGTATGAAGAGCTTGGGAACAAGGAGATTTCGTTTTTCTCTCCCGAGGATGAAGCCAAGTTTGAGCAAAGTTTTAAGGAAATGAAGCTAGATGAAAAAACGGCCCGAAGAGAATTCAGAAGAGGATTGTACGGGCCAGTGAAGCCCGAGAAAATATCAGATCTCGAGGGTGGTGGTGAATCAGATGGAAGCTCACATTCAGACCATGAGCAGTTGGCTGCAACTGCTTGA
- the LOC110781786 gene encoding uncharacterized protein yields MNFAASLCKRASLRDLITNVPAYAGATDASGAGLALMFRRWASKKTAGSTKNGRDSKPKNLGVKKFGGERVIPGNIIVRQRGTRFHPGNYVGIGKDHTLYALKEGNVKFETHKLSGRKWIHVEPKDGHVLHPVYGDVESPHLKTAA; encoded by the exons ATGAATTTCGCTGCATCGTTGTGCAAAAGAGCAAGTCTCAGGGACTTGATCACAAATGTTCCTGCTTATGCAGGTGCAACTG ATGCTTCTGGGGCAGGCTTGGCTTTAATGTTTAGAAGGTGGGCTTCTAAGAAAACGGCTGGATCAACGAAAAATGGAAGAGATTCAAAGCCTAAAAACCTTGGAGTGAAAAAGTTCGGAGGCGAG AGAGTTATACCTGGTAACATCATTGTTCGGCAGAGGGGAACCCGTTTCCATCCTGGAAATTACGTTGGGATTGGAAAAGATCACACCTTATATGCACTGAAAGAAGGCAATGTTAAGTTTGAGACACATAAGTTGAGCGGGCGCAAGTGGATCCACGTTGAGCCCAAGGACGGACACGTGCTTCATCCTGTTTATGGAGACGTTGAGAGTCCTCACCTGAAGACTGCAGCTTAG
- the LOC110781341 gene encoding vesicle-associated protein 2-1-like, which yields MIVNCVVGSNQIVTMKRIKRLISVLPEELKFSIELKKQSYCDMKVTNRTDQNVAFKVKTTSPKKYRVSPNAGIIRPRGSCVIRVTVQAQQEYPPNMECKDKFLLQSTIVPPNSKLDDLSPEIFNKGGGRIVQECKLDVVYVSANSDQNQELQRVKKERDAAIQEKQKLQQELALQRQNPQPRLNSGTHKIHAQYKHWTIFCVRISWARSSTRSR from the exons ATGATAGTGAATTGTGTTGTGGGTTCAAATCAAATTGTAACCATGAAACGAATCAAGAGATTGATCTCCGTTCTACCCGAAGAGCTCAAATTTTCAA TTGAGCTTAAAAAGCAAAGCTATTGTGACATGAAAGTTACTAACAGAACAGATCAGAATGTTGCTTTTAAG GTTAAGACCACTTCCCCGAAGAAGTATCGTGTATCACCCAATGCTGGTATTATTCGTCCTCGGGGTTCATGTGTTATAAGAG TCACTGTTCAGGCCCAACAGGAATATCCTCCAAATATGGAATGCAAGGATAAATTTCTTCTTCAAAGCACAATAGTGCCTCCGAATAGTAAACTTGATGATCTTTCACCTGAAATT TTTAACAAGGGCGGTGGAAGGATCGTTCAGGAATGCAAACTCGACGTTGTGTATGTCTCAGCAAACTCAGATCAG AATCAAGAATTGCAGCGCGTGAAGAAAGAAAGAGATGCAGCTATTCAAGAAAAGCAAAAACTCCAACAGGAATTG GCTTTGCAACGACAAAATCCGCAACCCCGCCTCAATTCT GGAACGCACAAGATACACGCACAATACAAGCACTGGACAATCTTTTGTGTGCGGATATCATGGGCGCGCTCAAGTACGCGTTCCAGATAA